A region of the Arenibacter antarcticus genome:
ATATCTTTGAAGTAAAACCAGAAAATCTTTACAAAACAGAAACTTACAATGTTACAACTCCAAACAATTCAAGTTTCACACTTCAATTAAATTATACAAATCAAAACTTAATAAAAATTTATTGCACTAACATCGTTAGGAATTCTCAAAAAATTAATGGAAATATAGTGCTTTCTCAAGGTGGTGGTGGGATTTACGGATTAAGAAATTATTTTGGATTAGCACCAATTCCTGTTTCAGGTTTTTTTAATTTAGGTGGAGTTGTAAACCTATCAATACTTCACCCTACTGCCGGAAGAGAAGCATTGAGTCGGGAAAGTATTGAATTAGTTTCTCAAATCATCAACACAATTGAAACGAAAATTGCTGAATCCATTTCTAATTTAGAAATTGCAGACTTGAATTCAGGTTTTTTGAATTATGTATCATCTAACAGGAGATTTGAACTCGCTAAAAATTTAAAAATAGTAGTTCAACCAAATGATGAAAGATGGAGTTTGAGTGAAATTCAACCAATTATTGATGGGAAAAAAGTTAATTACTATTCAGGTAGGGACCAAAAGACAATTCAACAGTTTGGAAATGAGAACACTCATTTACTTACTTTAAGTCAAGACAATCCAAGGAGAAGAATTCAATTAGAATATATCAAAAGAAAAGGCATATCAGAAATTCCCGATAAAGCTACCATACTAAAAGAATTTAGTGTCAAAGAGCTTTCTTTCTCTGAAGTTAGTTTACTAATTAGAATAACAAATATTTTAAATGAAGATTATTTAATTTCAGATTCCAAAATTATAATTGGGGAAATCAGTCATCAAGTTCCGAGTTTAGTTGAATATAAAAATAATCAAGTATTTGTCTACATATCAAGAGAATCAAGTGCAGTTCAACAAGTACTACAAATTTATTCAACTGATTGGCCATTATTCACAAGTTTTGTTAAAGATTTTGTAAGAAACCATTTGTATCAAAAGTTTGCTGCATATGTACCTTCCTCTACTAGACAAGGAGCAGATGCATTACATAAAATTCTTATGAGAAATAGAGAATTATATAAATACGAATATTCGGATTTGGGTGCATTGGAATCCCTTATGTCAGAATATGTTTCAGGTGATATTGATTTCCCAGAGGTTTTGAAGAAATCAACAACAATAATTAGGACGCATTCTCAATTTGTAAGACAAAATCAGGTCGGAACTGTCGAGCAGGAAATACCCAGTATTATTGAAAACAACGCAGCAGACAAAATTGCTTTTGATGAATATAGTGCAGTTCCATCAATAATTAGAAGAGAAACAAAAACAGATAAG
Encoded here:
- a CDS encoding ATP-binding protein, which translates into the protein MSNTNKLSFQIEVKRVLEILSNDIYDSPYALLRENIQNGYDAILMRMQLDGKESFLPKIIVTIDSKYITIEDNGIGMNKDVVSNNFWKAGSSGKNNEIAQKAGVVGTFGIGAMANFGVCKSIKVITHYAQGNETIETFANRESLSITEECIEIKTYEEKREAGTKVIAELDDNLNLTVQGAINYLNPYIKHLNIAVIINGSIVSQIKYINIFEVKPENLYKTETYNVTTPNNSSFTLQLNYTNQNLIKIYCTNIVRNSQKINGNIVLSQGGGGIYGLRNYFGLAPIPVSGFFNLGGVVNLSILHPTAGREALSRESIELVSQIINTIETKIAESISNLEIADLNSGFLNYVSSNRRFELAKNLKIVVQPNDERWSLSEIQPIIDGKKVNYYSGRDQKTIQQFGNENTHLLTLSQDNPRRRIQLEYIKRKGISEIPDKATILKEFSVKELSFSEVSLLIRITNILNEDYLISDSKIIIGEISHQVPSLVEYKNNQVFVYISRESSAVQQVLQIYSTDWPLFTSFVKDFVRNHLYQKFAAYVPSSTRQGADALHKILMRNRELYKYEYSDLGALESLMSEYVSGDIDFPEVLKKSTTIIRTHSQFVRQNQVGTVEQEIPSIIENNAADKIAFDEYSAVPSIIRRETKTDKKILKTDKQYPHLNNFSLFLSLSDKIFKSQLEFFLEPHTTKVIWSMHKVVYIFTHASNNLSLYYDIELKEKLSDESTGGKAIPTTTIITENRIFVPIITDLTNYFDIHEGRKEFYVRYDIITDFNKS